A portion of the Chondrinema litorale genome contains these proteins:
- a CDS encoding GDSL-type esterase/lipase family protein yields MENNFLLKIICWLNVIFILQFSGVQSAFAQEKKGDWWYMDYDFVNYDDNQLLYFQPDALSNFFTKLNRLEIKKDCQISVFHIGDSHIQADMFSGRVREKFMEDDRFPMSARGFVFPYSAARTNNPYNYKTFFSSGWTGKRSVRSKDISRWGISGITIETYTPGSTFSLHPNIDNFTYNIRKVKVFYPNTDPSSFDIVPKISAGNSVSGYFVGDGYVEFTFRKPQTSVEFVISKNRDSQSKFVLQGVTLENTDPGIVYSASGVNSADVSSYFRCQDFEKQAAILSPDLVIISLGTNDAYMYAFNQQQFKTNMRILVNKIRQVSPHTNFILTTPADNYRRRRYPNKNNEKARQAIFEVAREIGLAVWDLYHVMGGFESMNKWYSNSLSQRDKLHFTGKGYSLQGELLYQAINNSYLQYQQYLSQGGK; encoded by the coding sequence ATGGAGAATAATTTCCTATTAAAAATTATTTGTTGGCTAAATGTTATTTTCATTCTGCAATTTTCGGGTGTGCAATCTGCTTTTGCTCAAGAAAAGAAAGGTGACTGGTGGTATATGGATTATGACTTTGTCAATTACGATGATAACCAGTTATTGTATTTCCAACCAGATGCTTTAAGTAATTTCTTTACTAAGCTCAACAGGCTTGAGATAAAAAAAGATTGCCAAATTAGTGTTTTCCATATTGGAGACTCTCACATTCAGGCTGATATGTTTTCTGGTAGAGTGAGAGAGAAATTTATGGAAGATGATCGATTTCCGATGTCTGCCAGAGGTTTTGTGTTTCCCTACAGTGCTGCCAGAACCAACAACCCTTATAATTATAAAACTTTCTTCTCAAGTGGATGGACAGGCAAAAGAAGCGTAAGAAGTAAAGACATAAGCCGATGGGGAATTAGTGGAATAACTATAGAAACATATACTCCAGGCTCTACTTTTTCACTGCATCCAAATATTGATAACTTCACTTATAACATTAGAAAGGTAAAAGTCTTTTACCCAAACACAGATCCATCTTCATTTGATATTGTTCCAAAAATAAGTGCTGGAAATTCTGTTTCGGGCTATTTTGTAGGAGACGGATATGTAGAATTTACCTTTCGAAAGCCTCAAACCTCGGTAGAATTTGTAATTTCTAAAAACAGAGACAGCCAAAGTAAGTTTGTATTACAAGGAGTAACACTTGAAAACACAGATCCGGGAATAGTTTACAGTGCTTCTGGAGTAAACTCTGCTGATGTAAGCAGTTATTTTCGTTGTCAGGATTTTGAGAAGCAGGCTGCAATACTGTCACCTGATCTAGTAATAATATCTTTAGGAACCAACGATGCCTATATGTATGCTTTTAATCAGCAACAGTTTAAAACAAATATGCGCATTTTGGTAAATAAAATAAGACAAGTTTCTCCTCATACTAATTTTATACTTACCACACCAGCAGATAATTACAGGAGAAGGCGCTATCCTAATAAGAATAATGAAAAAGCCAGACAGGCAATTTTTGAGGTAGCCAGAGAAATAGGCTTGGCAGTTTGGGATTTATACCATGTAATGGGTGGCTTCGAGTCTATGAATAAATGGTATAGCAACAGCTTGTCTCAAAGAGATAAATTGCATTTTACTGGTAAAGGTTATTCTTTGCAAGGTGAATTGTTATATCAGGCAATTAATAATAGCTATCTGCAATACCAGCAATACCTTTCTCAAGGTGGTAAATAA
- a CDS encoding tetratricopeptide repeat protein: MKSYLFLLMLLLCQVIHLYAQEEHQATKADAIEEFYKKGEMMRKARQYDKALLEYDYALAISDTISRVHYAKGLTYYAQKNMVKAIEVIERTVELDKKNTQAYNLLVKMYSQAENSDKVIESLERLAEAEENVKEKQITLLKVAGYYIKKKQFEKAKEYTDKSLALDKTDLETLYYSAQVNNALGNYEDAKKSMESATSTISSEDPKVYAKFYYELGYAYHYLKNYEKKEQAFLKADFGPFKALIAKLTPDYFYNLGSCYSQIYDLSKADEMLKEALKIDEEHPSTNQLLAEIAIKAETHPQKAIDYYKKAIEGEEDSKKAVKLYETVIELLLSSKKYEESIKVADECLSKALNARNILLMKSMALHKTDKTADGLVILEKLILDANITPLEMVKYNFAAGVMFRTQNDFDKAKEAFAKSIKGPFGTVAQYEYELMHIDTADNQAAE, translated from the coding sequence ATGAAATCTTATTTATTTCTTTTAATGTTATTACTATGTCAGGTTATTCACCTATATGCTCAAGAAGAACATCAAGCAACAAAGGCTGATGCAATCGAAGAGTTTTATAAAAAAGGTGAAATGATGAGAAAAGCCAGACAATATGATAAAGCTTTACTCGAATATGATTATGCACTGGCAATTAGTGATACTATTTCAAGAGTTCATTATGCAAAAGGACTTACCTATTATGCACAAAAGAATATGGTAAAAGCCATTGAGGTGATTGAAAGAACTGTTGAATTAGATAAAAAGAACACACAAGCTTATAACCTGCTTGTTAAAATGTACAGTCAAGCTGAGAATAGTGACAAAGTAATTGAATCTTTAGAGAGATTAGCAGAAGCTGAGGAAAATGTAAAAGAAAAACAAATTACTTTACTTAAAGTAGCAGGTTATTATATCAAGAAAAAGCAATTTGAAAAAGCGAAAGAATATACAGATAAATCTTTAGCACTTGATAAAACAGACCTTGAAACACTTTACTATTCTGCACAGGTAAATAATGCTTTAGGCAATTACGAAGATGCTAAGAAAAGCATGGAATCTGCTACAAGTACTATTTCATCAGAAGACCCTAAAGTATATGCTAAGTTTTATTATGAGCTTGGTTACGCTTACCACTATTTAAAAAATTACGAGAAAAAAGAGCAGGCTTTCTTAAAAGCAGACTTTGGTCCGTTTAAAGCTTTAATTGCAAAACTTACTCCTGACTATTTCTACAACCTCGGTTCTTGCTACTCTCAAATTTATGATTTGAGCAAAGCAGATGAAATGCTTAAAGAGGCATTAAAGATAGATGAAGAACATCCTTCAACTAATCAGTTACTTGCTGAAATAGCAATTAAAGCTGAAACTCATCCTCAAAAAGCCATAGATTATTACAAAAAAGCCATTGAAGGTGAAGAAGATTCTAAGAAAGCAGTAAAACTTTACGAGACAGTAATAGAACTTCTTTTGAGTTCTAAGAAATACGAAGAGTCTATTAAAGTAGCAGATGAATGCCTTTCAAAAGCTTTAAATGCCAGAAATATTCTATTGATGAAAAGTATGGCTTTACATAAAACTGACAAAACTGCTGATGGGCTAGTTATTCTTGAAAAACTTATACTTGATGCAAACATTACTCCTTTAGAGATGGTGAAATATAATTTTGCTGCAGGTGTTATGTTCCGCACTCAAAATGATTTTGATAAGGCAAAAGAAGCTTTTGCAAAATCAATTAAAGGACCTTTTGGTACAGTAGCACAGTACGAATACGAATTAATGCATATTGATACTGCTGATAATCAAGCTGCTGAATAG
- a CDS encoding Hpt domain-containing protein yields the protein MEATDTVFTTGIIDKQVYSRLIVFDDPIFLQEITHVFTNQSIVYLEQLDQAFGKKDFLEIRKILHNLQSSCGTVGASKMVASILKIRALAKAEEVKNMAVFIKQLKSNYNETTEALNHLVSVLK from the coding sequence ATGGAAGCAACAGATACAGTCTTTACTACCGGAATTATCGACAAGCAAGTATATAGTAGATTAATCGTTTTTGATGACCCCATTTTTTTGCAAGAAATAACTCATGTTTTTACCAATCAAAGTATAGTTTATCTTGAGCAACTCGATCAGGCATTTGGTAAGAAAGATTTTTTAGAAATTAGAAAAATTTTACATAACCTGCAAAGTAGTTGTGGTACAGTAGGAGCATCAAAAATGGTTGCTTCAATATTAAAAATAAGGGCTTTGGCAAAAGCAGAAGAAGTGAAAAATATGGCGGTTTTTATTAAGCAGTTGAAAAGCAATTATAACGAAACTACTGAAGCCCTAAATCATTTGGTGTCAGTATTGAAATAG
- a CDS encoding LysM peptidoglycan-binding domain-containing protein, with amino-acid sequence MIHVVQPGETLYSIGKKYNLSTTELLDLNNMNAYDTLSIGQSLIVSEGTTSSASTSSLNPGLGQYYAVRRGDSLYSIAKKYNTTPQQLLLLNGLNANQSIYIGQQLKVKADSKLSGSTTTTVPTVSSITGNIQYYTVKTGDSLYAIAQKFDTSADAIQQQNGLSASTSIYPGQRLVIPSGGTQTTTTQTEQSDYYTVQKGDTLYAIAQKYNTTPQYILQLNNLSTQSRLYIGQELKIRETTTTKVTEAAPTVNTQTELSSDVYTVQRGDSLYAIAQKYGTTPQKILELNDLAANATIYVGQMLRVKAPSSQAPANNSNFQSYTVQSGDWLAKIADRFGITPEEIVRLNNISGGALYVGQQLLIPAKKTTSVPSYQSSKATSIEKARSIFQLQEVNGIDIFGTGLQSSVGKVYNNLPADLEKVQNRLIQLGLLTPNHGESPNVLKSRLGSSPIGQGSIPKTVSALVSFQSKYNVSYWTKNDKHVQMLGTSSYTSGVVAPNDVTYKVLREYTDYTLVVPHPTLQGQYITSQFNNFVRSSYNEYYNGIGFRGNSMPDIPVSVFESLGLDENMALGLKYVSHHEGNFDAINTYDKANFSWGFIQFAGKGGNTNGSLSAVIATMKNNQPQLFAEFFEKVGIDVDIITRNGEIHDGNLKVYDLHAVTGKHETEGLDAEIALKSDKQLYGAFIRAAYHPQLYTAQLERAVIGYVRPALSITTDISTGGLNLSGIALNRIISSPMGSALMVDLTVNQWINKTREVFKSAIEKVAARRGVNTASGLQQLDEREVLQQIIADAGSDVRIKTRTTSILNSTLSPQKPGFVAPLV; translated from the coding sequence ATGATACATGTTGTCCAGCCTGGAGAAACTTTATATAGCATCGGCAAAAAATATAACCTCAGTACTACTGAACTTCTCGATTTAAATAATATGAATGCTTATGATACCTTAAGCATTGGACAAAGTTTAATTGTTTCAGAAGGCACAACGAGTAGTGCGAGTACAAGTAGTTTAAATCCGGGTTTAGGGCAATATTATGCAGTGAGGAGAGGTGATTCTCTATATTCTATTGCAAAAAAATATAATACTACTCCGCAGCAACTTTTATTATTAAATGGGTTAAATGCTAACCAGTCAATATATATTGGGCAGCAATTAAAAGTAAAAGCTGATTCTAAACTTAGCGGGAGTACAACTACTACAGTACCGACAGTGAGTAGTATTACAGGTAATATTCAATATTATACTGTAAAAACGGGAGACTCTCTTTATGCCATTGCACAAAAGTTTGATACATCTGCCGATGCAATTCAACAGCAAAATGGATTGAGTGCTTCAACGAGTATTTATCCTGGGCAACGGTTGGTAATTCCAAGTGGTGGTACTCAAACTACCACTACACAAACAGAGCAGTCAGATTATTACACAGTTCAAAAAGGTGACACGCTTTATGCGATAGCGCAGAAGTATAATACGACTCCTCAGTATATTTTACAATTAAATAACCTGAGTACTCAAAGTCGCTTATACATTGGGCAAGAATTAAAAATAAGAGAGACTACGACTACTAAAGTAACAGAAGCTGCGCCTACTGTAAATACACAGACTGAACTTAGTAGTGATGTTTATACAGTACAGCGAGGCGATTCTTTATATGCGATAGCGCAAAAATATGGAACCACACCACAAAAGATTTTGGAGTTAAATGATCTAGCAGCCAATGCAACTATATATGTAGGGCAGATGCTTAGGGTAAAAGCGCCTTCAAGTCAAGCTCCTGCAAACAATTCTAATTTTCAGAGCTATACTGTGCAATCGGGAGATTGGTTGGCAAAAATTGCTGATCGCTTCGGTATTACTCCAGAAGAAATAGTACGATTAAATAATATATCTGGTGGAGCATTGTATGTGGGACAACAATTGTTGATTCCTGCTAAGAAAACAACTTCTGTCCCATCTTATCAAAGTAGCAAAGCTACCAGTATTGAAAAAGCCAGAAGTATATTCCAGTTACAAGAAGTAAATGGGATTGACATTTTTGGTACTGGTTTACAATCTTCAGTAGGGAAAGTTTATAATAATCTTCCCGCTGACCTTGAAAAAGTTCAAAACAGACTTATTCAGTTAGGCCTGTTAACTCCAAATCACGGGGAATCGCCTAATGTTTTAAAATCAAGATTAGGCAGTTCGCCAATAGGGCAGGGGAGTATTCCTAAAACTGTTTCTGCATTGGTAAGTTTCCAGTCTAAGTACAATGTGAGCTACTGGACAAAAAATGACAAGCATGTACAAATGTTGGGCACAAGCTCTTATACTAGTGGAGTAGTTGCACCCAACGATGTTACTTATAAAGTTTTAAGAGAGTATACAGATTATACTTTGGTAGTTCCTCATCCTACACTACAAGGGCAATATATTACTTCTCAGTTTAACAACTTTGTAAGAAGTAGTTATAATGAATACTACAATGGAATCGGTTTTAGAGGCAATTCTATGCCTGATATTCCGGTGTCTGTTTTCGAAAGTTTAGGTCTTGATGAAAATATGGCTTTGGGATTAAAATATGTTTCTCATCACGAAGGGAACTTCGATGCTATAAATACATACGATAAAGCGAATTTCTCTTGGGGATTCATTCAGTTTGCAGGTAAAGGTGGAAATACTAATGGGTCGCTTTCTGCGGTAATTGCCACCATGAAAAACAACCAACCGCAATTATTCGCCGAGTTTTTCGAGAAAGTGGGAATCGATGTAGATATCATTACAAGAAATGGCGAAATTCATGATGGTAACCTAAAAGTATATGACCTACATGCTGTAACTGGTAAGCACGAAACAGAAGGATTAGATGCAGAAATAGCCTTAAAGTCAGACAAGCAATTATATGGTGCTTTTATTAGAGCAGCATATCACCCTCAATTATATACAGCACAGTTAGAAAGAGCGGTAATTGGTTATGTAAGACCAGCTTTAAGTATTACTACAGACATTAGTACTGGTGGCTTAAATTTGAGTGGTATTGCTCTTAATAGAATTATTAGTTCTCCTATGGGAAGTGCCCTAATGGTAGACTTAACAGTTAACCAGTGGATTAATAAAACTAGGGAAGTGTTTAAATCTGCAATTGAGAAAGTGGCGGCAAGAAGAGGGGTAAATACTGCATCGGGACTACAACAGCTAGATGAGCGTGAAGTTTTACAGCAAATTATTGCAGATGCAGGTTCAGATGTTAGAATTAAAACGCGTACAACCAGTATTCTTAACAGTACACTTAGTCCACAAAAGCCAGGTTTTGTAGCTCCACTTGTTTAA
- a CDS encoding MATE family efflux transporter: protein MITNLKQISSKVDKAFLKKLIHLALPISLQQMLTASFSLVDVAMVGQLGTIQLAAVGLVSKSFFVSIHILGGLASGAGILAAQYFGKKDKTQYISVLLITLTVSLLFTIPLIGIAFFYSEEVMHLLSDNPAIIAEGEIYIKTSCLFHMLTGIVLVYGAMLRSIHHSILPMIAGLIGIILNTFLNYLLIFGHFGFSAMGVKGAAIATVLSKCLELAILLLIIHYKKYPLIVNHLYYFKESFVKKKIKLLLKTASPIVMSELSWSMGVFAYYIIYGYIGANELAAMSMLEPLEGIFIQFFVGFGAACTIILGNQLGAEKPEEAFKTAKLFMLLIPLGGIAAGILLISCYPLAVLFFDNISDEALALSRQIILLLGCMMFLKLFNMTTMFGILRSGGDTKYIFMIDLVTMWGVGVPLAFITAFILEWPLIMVLSMLVAEETVKMIWSMYRVNSGKWLNNLVS from the coding sequence ATGATTACAAATTTAAAACAGATAAGTAGCAAAGTAGATAAAGCATTTCTTAAAAAGCTCATACATTTAGCATTACCCATCTCCCTCCAACAAATGCTTACAGCCTCATTTAGTCTGGTTGATGTTGCTATGGTGGGCCAATTAGGCACAATCCAACTCGCTGCAGTTGGTTTGGTAAGTAAATCTTTCTTTGTAAGCATACATATATTGGGTGGCTTGGCAAGTGGTGCAGGAATATTAGCCGCACAATATTTTGGAAAAAAAGACAAGACTCAATACATATCTGTACTATTAATTACCCTAACTGTTTCTCTTTTATTTACCATTCCCCTAATAGGTATAGCTTTTTTCTACTCAGAAGAAGTAATGCATTTGTTGTCAGACAATCCAGCAATTATCGCCGAGGGAGAAATATACATCAAAACTTCTTGCCTATTCCATATGCTTACAGGTATAGTACTGGTTTATGGAGCAATGTTGAGAAGTATTCATCATTCTATTTTACCTATGATTGCTGGCCTGATAGGAATCATTTTAAATACCTTTTTAAACTACTTATTAATATTCGGGCATTTCGGATTTTCTGCTATGGGGGTTAAAGGTGCAGCAATAGCTACTGTACTTTCAAAATGTTTAGAGTTGGCTATTCTTCTTTTAATCATCCATTATAAAAAATATCCACTCATAGTCAACCACCTTTATTACTTTAAAGAAAGCTTTGTAAAAAAGAAAATTAAATTACTGCTTAAGACTGCATCTCCAATAGTTATGAGTGAGCTTTCTTGGTCTATGGGAGTTTTTGCTTATTATATCATATATGGATACATAGGAGCTAATGAGCTTGCCGCAATGAGTATGCTCGAACCTCTAGAAGGAATTTTTATTCAATTTTTTGTGGGATTTGGTGCTGCATGCACTATTATTTTAGGAAACCAACTTGGTGCAGAAAAACCTGAAGAAGCATTTAAAACTGCAAAATTGTTTATGTTGCTAATTCCATTGGGTGGTATTGCAGCAGGAATTCTACTCATCTCCTGCTACCCTTTGGCAGTGTTATTTTTTGATAATATTTCTGATGAAGCATTGGCACTTAGCAGACAGATTATTCTTTTATTAGGCTGTATGATGTTTTTAAAACTTTTTAATATGACTACCATGTTTGGTATTTTAAGAAGTGGAGGAGATACCAAATATATTTTTATGATTGATCTGGTTACAATGTGGGGAGTGGGTGTTCCTCTTGCATTTATTACCGCATTTATATTGGAATGGCCACTTATTATGGTTTTAAGTATGCTAGTAGCTGAAGAAACTGTGAAAATGATATGGTCGATGTACCGTGTAAACTCTGGTAAATGGCTTAATAATTTAGTTTCCTGA
- a CDS encoding efflux RND transporter periplasmic adaptor subunit: MKLNTKTISIGLIVIIVATLVIAKMDFSQAEDGQSVTTSGKENKGIFVRAMEISKETIEERLVSKGSIIPNEEVMITSESSGKVTSISFNEGDIVKKGQLLVTLDDRELVSELEKYKHERDFLEKKSEREKKLNERGGISDEQYEETIRDLQTTISEIDLINTQIDKKKIRAPFSGKIGLRYISEGSYITPSDVIAGLVDASTIKIDFTLPEKYMAKIKTGTDIHFSVDGTDEDFSGKIYAIEPKIDVSTRTISLRAKAQNTNGRILPGAFANITIILNRIENTLCVPTEAIIPEMNTKRVFLSRNGKAESVEVETGLRLPEKIQIVNGLNEGDSVVISGILQIRNGSSLNVLPE, from the coding sequence ATGAAATTAAATACTAAAACAATCTCTATTGGTCTAATTGTAATTATTGTTGCAACATTGGTAATTGCCAAGATGGATTTTTCTCAGGCTGAAGACGGTCAATCTGTAACCACTTCTGGCAAAGAAAATAAAGGCATATTTGTAAGAGCGATGGAGATAAGTAAAGAAACAATTGAAGAAAGACTTGTTTCTAAGGGTTCAATTATTCCTAATGAGGAAGTAATGATAACCAGTGAATCTTCTGGAAAAGTAACATCTATTTCTTTTAACGAAGGTGATATTGTTAAAAAAGGACAGCTACTAGTTACGCTTGATGACAGAGAACTTGTTTCAGAATTAGAGAAGTATAAGCACGAACGTGATTTTTTAGAAAAAAAATCTGAGAGAGAGAAAAAACTGAATGAAAGAGGAGGGATAAGCGATGAGCAATATGAAGAAACTATTAGAGATTTACAAACCACTATTTCAGAAATTGATCTGATAAATACGCAAATCGACAAGAAAAAAATAAGAGCTCCATTTTCTGGTAAAATCGGTTTAAGATATATAAGTGAAGGTAGTTACATTACTCCTTCTGATGTAATTGCAGGTTTAGTTGATGCGAGTACTATTAAGATTGATTTTACTTTGCCAGAGAAATACATGGCAAAAATTAAAACAGGTACAGATATTCACTTTAGTGTAGATGGTACTGACGAAGATTTTTCAGGTAAAATATATGCTATTGAGCCTAAAATTGATGTATCTACCAGAACGATATCTTTAAGAGCAAAAGCGCAAAATACAAATGGGAGAATCCTTCCGGGTGCATTTGCCAATATTACAATTATACTTAATCGCATAGAAAATACTTTGTGTGTTCCTACCGAAGCTATAATTCCTGAGATGAATACCAAAAGAGTATTCTTGTCTAGAAACGGAAAGGCAGAATCTGTAGAAGTAGAAACTGGTTTACGCTTACCTGAAAAAATTCAGATTGTAAATGGATTAAATGAAGGTGACTCTGTAGTAATTTCTGGTATTTTACAAATCAGAAATGGCTCAAGTTTAAATGTATTACCAGAGTAA